One stretch of Syntrophorhabdaceae bacterium DNA includes these proteins:
- the katG gene encoding catalase/peroxidase HPI: MDDKKPDRVYEQTAGGGTTNRDWWPNQLRLDILHQHSYKSNPMGEGFNYAKEFKSLDLKAVKKDLSELMMSSQDWWPADFGHYGPLFIRMAWHSAGTYRVGDGRGGAGRGSQRLAPLNSWPDNANLDKARRLLWPIKKKYGRKISWADLMILAGNVALESMGFKTFGFAGGREDVWEPEKDIYWGSESEWLDDKRYTGERELENPLAAVQMGLIYVNPEGPNGNPDPIAAAQDIRESFGRMAMNDEETVALIAGGHTFGKTHGAGDKSLVGPEPEAAPIEEQGLGWKSAFGTGKGNDAITGGPEVIWTNTPTKWSNNFFRILFSFEWELTKSPAGAYQWKPKGDAGAGTVPDPHDPSKRHAPSMLTTDLSLRFDPVYEKISRRFYEHPDQLADAFARAWFKLTHRDMGPRARYLGPEVPLEELIWQDPIPAVDHKLIVGEDIAALKAKILTSGLSVSELVSTAWASASTFRGSDKRGGANGARIRLAPQKDWEVNEPTRLANVLKTLQGIQSAFNSAALGGKKISLADLIVLAGCAGVEQAAKNAGHEVTVPFTPGRMDASQEQTDEKSFAVLEPAADGFRNYLKAKYAVRPEELLVDRAQLLTLTAPEMTVLVGGMRVLKTNFGESQHGVFTGRPEALTNDFFVNLLDMSTTWKATSEDDNLFEGRDRVSGALKWTGTRVDLIFGSNSQLRALAEVYACEDSREKFVNDFVAVWNKVMNLDRFDLS, encoded by the coding sequence ATGGACGACAAAAAACCAGACAGAGTTTACGAACAAACTGCAGGGGGCGGCACGACAAACAGAGACTGGTGGCCGAACCAATTGAGGCTCGATATCTTGCACCAGCACTCCTACAAGTCAAATCCCATGGGCGAAGGATTCAACTATGCCAAAGAGTTCAAGAGCCTTGACTTGAAGGCCGTAAAGAAGGACTTGAGTGAACTGATGATGAGCTCGCAGGACTGGTGGCCCGCGGATTTCGGTCACTATGGACCCTTGTTCATCCGCATGGCGTGGCATAGCGCCGGCACCTACCGAGTGGGCGACGGCCGCGGCGGTGCGGGCAGAGGCAGCCAGCGCTTGGCCCCGCTCAACAGCTGGCCCGACAATGCGAACCTCGACAAGGCGCGTCGATTGCTCTGGCCGATCAAAAAGAAGTATGGCCGCAAAATTTCCTGGGCAGATCTCATGATCCTCGCCGGTAACGTGGCCCTGGAATCTATGGGCTTCAAGACCTTCGGCTTCGCCGGCGGGCGCGAGGACGTCTGGGAACCGGAAAAGGATATATACTGGGGTTCCGAGAGCGAGTGGCTTGATGACAAGCGCTACACGGGTGAGAGGGAACTCGAGAATCCCCTCGCCGCCGTTCAGATGGGCCTTATCTACGTGAATCCTGAAGGGCCGAACGGTAACCCTGATCCGATCGCTGCGGCTCAAGATATCCGCGAGAGCTTCGGTCGCATGGCTATGAACGACGAAGAGACCGTGGCGCTGATCGCGGGCGGGCATACGTTCGGTAAGACCCACGGAGCGGGTGATAAGTCACTGGTGGGGCCGGAGCCGGAAGCCGCCCCCATCGAAGAACAGGGTCTGGGATGGAAGAGCGCCTTTGGCACGGGCAAGGGTAACGATGCAATTACCGGAGGCCCGGAAGTGATCTGGACCAACACACCTACCAAGTGGAGCAACAACTTCTTCCGAATCTTATTCAGCTTCGAATGGGAACTGACCAAGAGTCCGGCCGGTGCGTACCAGTGGAAGCCCAAGGGTGACGCAGGCGCCGGTACCGTTCCTGATCCGCACGACCCGTCAAAACGTCACGCGCCGTCCATGCTGACCACAGACCTCTCTCTGCGCTTTGACCCCGTCTACGAAAAGATCTCGAGACGCTTCTATGAGCACCCGGATCAACTCGCGGATGCATTCGCCCGGGCGTGGTTCAAGCTGACCCACCGCGACATGGGCCCGCGAGCGCGTTATCTCGGGCCCGAGGTTCCTTTAGAAGAGCTCATCTGGCAAGACCCCATCCCTGCAGTCGATCACAAACTGATTGTTGGAGAAGACATCGCCGCCCTCAAGGCTAAAATCCTCACTTCCGGCCTCTCTGTGTCGGAGTTGGTTTCGACCGCCTGGGCATCGGCGTCTACATTCCGTGGCTCCGACAAGCGGGGTGGCGCTAACGGCGCCCGCATTCGCCTGGCGCCGCAAAAGGACTGGGAAGTCAATGAGCCGACCCGGCTTGCGAACGTGCTCAAAACGTTACAGGGCATCCAGAGCGCCTTTAACAGCGCAGCCTTAGGCGGTAAAAAGATATCACTCGCTGACCTCATTGTGCTCGCCGGTTGCGCAGGCGTGGAGCAAGCTGCGAAGAATGCCGGTCACGAGGTGACGGTTCCCTTCACGCCGGGACGTATGGACGCCTCGCAGGAGCAAACCGATGAGAAGTCGTTCGCTGTACTTGAGCCAGCCGCAGATGGATTCCGCAACTATTTAAAAGCTAAATATGCAGTAAGACCAGAGGAACTGCTCGTTGATCGCGCACAGCTTCTCACATTGACCGCGCCCGAGATGACGGTTCTCGTGGGCGGCATGCGTGTGCTCAAAACCAACTTCGGAGAGTCTCAGCACGGCGTCTTTACCGGGCGGCCGGAGGCGCTTACCAATGACTTCTTTGTGAATTTACTCGACATGAGCACGACGTGGAAGGCAACCTCGGAAGACGATAATCTGTTCGAGGGTCGTGATCGCGTAAGCGGCGCACTGAAGTGGACCGGCACACGTGTGGATTTGATCTTCGGTTCGAACTCCCAACTCAGAGCCCTGGCCGAGGTTTACGCATGTGAGGACTCCCGGGAGAAGTTCGTGAATGACTTTGTGGCGGTGTGGAACAAAGTAATGAACCTTGACCGTTTCGACCTCTCTTGA
- a CDS encoding undecaprenyl-diphosphate phosphatase, with the protein DPTTPEMTMLLVMLHTGTMFAVIVYFWRPWTHAYLSSWEKSWPWIKLLALATVLTGVVGIIIKTVIERYVFHNAPKADIELLFGNIVLIAVALAAAGVMIIWSGLRYDEAKDRGQTMVSRRQAIWMGIIQGLCLPFRGFSRSGATISVGLLTGASKRPVEEFSFALAVILTPPVVARETMRLIVSHQTLVTGTPSMMKLFLPSLLGLVFSFLAGLFALRWLTGWLDRGKWHYFGIYCMCASVIILVFYFMGR; encoded by the coding sequence TTGACCCCACGACCCCCGAAATGACCATGCTCCTCGTGATGCTCCATACGGGCACCATGTTTGCGGTAATTGTTTACTTCTGGAGGCCTTGGACGCACGCCTATCTTTCCTCTTGGGAGAAATCGTGGCCCTGGATAAAACTCCTCGCACTCGCGACCGTTCTGACGGGTGTAGTTGGAATAATTATCAAGACAGTTATTGAACGGTATGTATTCCATAACGCTCCCAAGGCTGACATCGAGCTTCTCTTCGGGAACATCGTTCTCATTGCCGTGGCGCTTGCAGCGGCCGGGGTTATGATCATCTGGTCCGGACTCAGATACGATGAGGCCAAAGATCGTGGCCAAACCATGGTCTCGAGAAGGCAAGCAATCTGGATGGGGATCATACAGGGTCTCTGCCTGCCGTTTAGGGGGTTCTCGCGGTCGGGTGCGACTATTTCCGTGGGATTGTTGACCGGGGCATCGAAGCGGCCGGTAGAAGAATTCAGTTTCGCTTTGGCGGTTATCCTGACCCCTCCTGTGGTGGCCCGGGAAACAATGCGATTGATCGTATCACATCAGACGCTGGTGACAGGTACCCCATCCATGATGAAACTCTTCTTGCCCAGCTTGCTCGGCCTTGTCTTTAGTTTCCTCGCTGGACTTTTTGCACTCCGGTGGCTTACCGGCTGGCTTGACCGGGGAAAGTGGCATTACTTTGGCATCTATTGCATGTGCGCCTCCGTGATTATATTGGTCTTTTATTTTATGGGGCGGTAA
- the prxU gene encoding thioredoxin-dependent peroxiredoxin (Most members of this family contain a selenocysteine.): protein MAEEIKAGCARPTGGPVGETVPIQPVETNNKEKEAPRMIQVGRKAPDFTAPGYQKGKFINVTLSEYLGKWVILCFYPGDFTFVUATELSAVAEKYSEFQKLGVEILSMSIDSMFVHKMWNDNELAKMVKGGIPFSMLSDAGGRVGKVYGVYDEDAGVETRGRFIIDPDGIIQGYEVLTPPVGRSVGESLRQVQAFQLVRDSKGTEATPSGWKPGKMTLKPGPDLVGNVWKVWKTEMAFD, encoded by the coding sequence ATGGCAGAAGAAATTAAGGCTGGATGTGCTCGACCAACCGGCGGTCCCGTGGGAGAGACAGTTCCTATTCAACCCGTTGAAACCAATAACAAAGAAAAGGAGGCCCCGCGTATGATACAAGTTGGCAGGAAAGCACCTGATTTTACGGCACCCGGCTACCAGAAAGGCAAATTCATCAACGTAACACTGTCAGAATACCTTGGGAAATGGGTGATTTTGTGCTTCTACCCGGGTGATTTCACGTTTGTCTGAGCAACGGAACTTTCAGCAGTTGCTGAAAAATATAGTGAATTTCAGAAACTTGGGGTAGAGATATTGTCCATGAGTATCGACAGTATGTTCGTACATAAGATGTGGAATGATAATGAACTGGCTAAAATGGTAAAAGGAGGTATTCCCTTTTCCATGCTCTCCGATGCTGGTGGAAGAGTGGGAAAGGTCTACGGTGTGTATGATGAGGACGCTGGCGTAGAAACCCGCGGGAGATTCATTATCGATCCGGATGGGATTATCCAGGGATATGAGGTTCTCACGCCGCCGGTGGGAAGAAGCGTCGGTGAATCATTGCGGCAAGTTCAAGCCTTTCAGCTGGTAAGGGACTCAAAAGGAACAGAAGCAACTCCATCCGGCTGGAAACCGGGCAAGATGACCCTCAAACCAGGGCCAGACCTGGTTGGTAACGTATGGAAGGTATGGAAAACTGAAATGGCATTTGATTAG
- a CDS encoding Fur family transcriptional regulator yields MVKESVIAQLKEHGLKVTPQRLAIIDVLVALRDIHPNAAAVYREAKKIRKSLSLSTTYATLNEFSAHGIIKTLQFDPKENRYETTLDEHVNLICEGCGKILDYKVSSPANRADVEKNTGFSVKDTRLEYYGYCKKCLKKRQN; encoded by the coding sequence ATGGTGAAAGAATCGGTAATAGCACAGTTAAAAGAGCATGGACTGAAGGTGACGCCCCAGAGGTTGGCTATCATCGATGTACTCGTCGCACTGCGGGACATTCACCCCAACGCGGCTGCCGTGTATCGGGAAGCGAAGAAGATACGAAAAAGCCTATCGCTCTCAACTACCTACGCGACACTCAACGAGTTCTCTGCCCATGGCATTATCAAGACGCTCCAGTTCGACCCCAAGGAGAACCGGTACGAAACGACCCTCGACGAACATGTCAACCTGATCTGCGAAGGGTGCGGAAAGATACTCGACTACAAAGTCTCCTCCCCGGCAAACCGGGCTGACGTGGAGAAGAATACCGGTTTTTCAGTCAAGGACACAAGGCTGGAGTATTATGGCTACTGCAAGAAGTGCCTGAAAAAGAGACAGAACTGA
- a CDS encoding rubrerythrin family protein, with amino-acid sequence MATLKGSQTEKNLLQAFAGESQARNRYTYFSSQAKKEGYEQISWVFADTADNEKEHAKRFFSFLPGGELEIAATFPAGVVGTTSENLEAAAAGEHMEWGTLYPDFAEVAEKEGFPEIAKVFRMIAIAETGHENRYLALLENIKKDRVFKRDTPKKWRCRNCGYVHEGTVAPVECPACAHPRDYYELMAENY; translated from the coding sequence ATGGCAACACTAAAGGGATCTCAGACAGAAAAAAATTTATTACAGGCCTTTGCCGGTGAATCGCAAGCGAGGAACAGGTATACCTATTTCTCATCTCAAGCGAAGAAAGAGGGATACGAGCAGATTTCATGGGTTTTCGCGGACACAGCCGACAACGAGAAGGAACATGCGAAGCGGTTCTTCTCGTTTCTCCCGGGAGGCGAACTGGAGATAGCGGCCACGTTTCCCGCCGGAGTCGTGGGTACCACGTCAGAGAACTTAGAGGCCGCGGCTGCCGGCGAGCATATGGAGTGGGGCACCTTGTATCCAGACTTTGCCGAAGTGGCTGAGAAAGAGGGTTTCCCGGAGATTGCAAAGGTTTTCAGAATGATTGCCATCGCGGAAACGGGACACGAAAATAGGTACCTCGCCCTTCTCGAGAACATCAAAAAGGACAGGGTCTTCAAGAGAGATACCCCGAAGAAGTGGAGGTGCAGAAACTGCGGATATGTCCATGAGGGCACCGTGGCGCCTGTAGAATGCCCGGCCTGTGCGCATCCGCGCGATTACTACGAACTGATGGCAGAGAATTACTGA